The DNA window AGTTGATACATTAGCTAAAGCTGCAGAAAAATCAGATGTAAAAAAGCAGGCGCAAAACTTCTCTATTGCACCCATAATTACCGATTATCTGTCATTAAAAAACGCCCTTGCTTCAGACAATGACAAAGCTGCTGCCAATGCAGGCAAACAGTTGTTCATTACCTTGAAAAATGTAGATATGAAAACCATACCTGCAAACAAACATAAGGAGTATATGGATATTGCAGAAAATGCAAAAGAAAACGCAGAGCATATTGGCGACAATGCCGGAAAGATAGACCACCAAAGAGAGCATTTAGCATCATTAAGCAAAGATGTTTCCGACCTTATAGCATTGTTCGGAACTACCCAAAAATTGTATCAAGATTATTGCCCGATGTACAATGATGGCAAAGGTGCTATTTGGATTAGTGAAGCAAAGACAATCAAAAATCCTTACTATGGTAGTAAGATGCTTACCTGCGGTTCTGTAAAAAAAGAATTTTAGAATGAAGAAAGTATTAAAGATAATTTTAGCAACAGTGCTGTTTATTTTTATTGCAATCCAATTTTATCAGCCTGCCCTTAATGTAGATAAAGGGCAGGTTTACACAACCGATTTTACACAAGTCTATAAAATGCCTATTGAAATAAAAGCGATGTTTCAAACGTCTTGCTACGATTGTCATAGCAACAATACCAATTATGTTTGGTACGACTATGTACAGCCTGCAAGAACATTGGTAGGAACCCATATCAAAAATGCAAAAGAAGATTTGAATTTCAATGAATGGGGTACATACTCAAATAGAAAGCAGGAAAGATTACTAAACTCAATTAAAGAACAAATAGAAACGAAGCAAATGCCTCTGTCCTCATATACACTGATGCACAAAAATGCAAAATTGAATAATGAGCAAATCAAAACATTAATCAATTGGCTAAAAGAACAGGAATGAGTTTCAAAAAAAAATATCAAAATGAATATACCCATAAATAGTAAAATAAGGTTGCTGCAAGCAGTATTTATACTGTTATGTTCGCAATCCCTATTTGCACAGAAAGTAGTGCATTACGACTTGTATGTAAAAGATACGCTTGTCAACTATGCAGGAAAAACAAAAAGAGCCATTGCCGTAAATGGGCAAATACCTATGCCCACGCTCACATTTACAGAGGGCGACACTGCCGAGATTGTAGTGCATAACCAGTTAAAAGAAAGTACATCACTGCATTGGCACGGCGTATTTTTGCCCAACAAAGAGGACGGTGTGCCCTGGCTTACACAAAAGCCTATTGAAGCCGGAGCAACATACACCTATCGTTTTCCAATTATCCAACACGGAACGCACTGGTATCATTCCCATTCAGGTTTGCAGGAACAGATTGGAATGTATGGCAGTTTTGTAATGAAAAAGCGGGATGACGACAAAACCTTTAGAAAGGGCATTGATGATTTGCCTACCGTACCCATTATTTTAAGCGAATGGACAAATTATAACCCCAACAACATTAACCGAATGTTGCACAACGCCAATGATTGGGCAGCTATCAAAAAAGGTGCAACACAATCTTATGCAGAAGCTATTAGAGAAGGGCATTTCAAAACCAAATTAACCAACGAATGGAAACGTATGTTGGCAATGGACGTAAGCGATGTGTATTATGACAAAATATTAATTAACGGAAATCATACTACCGATTTAAAAACCGTTGACGGCAAAATACTAAAAGCAGGTGATAAAGTAAGGTTAAGAGTTTCAAATGGTGGCGCATCCTCTTACTTTTGGTTACGGTATGCCGGAGGTAAAATTACCGTAGTAGCCAATGATGGTAACGATGTAGAACCTGTTGAAGTAGATAGGTTAATTATAGGAGTTTCTGAAACATACGATGTCGTTGTAACAATCCCCGAAGAAGGTGTTTCTTATGAATTTTTAGCCACTACTGAAGACCGAACACAATCAGCCAGTTATTTTTTAGGTAATGGTATCAAACAATTAATTTCCCCACTGCCCAAATTAAAATATTTTGAAGGGATGAAGATGATGAACGATATGATGAAGATGAATGGTGATTTGGACGATATGGGAATGAAAATGAGCCTGAACCAAATGGATATGAACGTGGTAATGTATCCCGAAATTACAGGAGAAGCCAATCAAAAGCAAGACCATAGCCAACACAATATGAATATGGATAACGACCCCAATCGTTACAATGCAAATGCTTTAGGAGAAATTAAAACCCTAAACTATGCAATGTTGCAATCGCCCTACAATACTTCACTTCCCAAAGATGCACCCGTAAAAGAACTAAAATTTACACTTACCGGAAATATGAACCGCTATGTGTGGAGTATGGATAACAAAATTCTTTCAGAAGTTGATAAAATTCCTGTAAAGAAAGGAGAAATTTTACGCATCACCATTTACAATAACTCAATGATGCGACACCCAATGCACCTGCACGGTTTCGACTTTAGAGTAATTAATAGAAAAGGCGAAAAATCACCACTGAAAAATGTGTTAGATATAATGCCAATGGAAACAGATACCATTGAATTTTTGGCAAACGAAGAAGGAGATTGGTTTTTCCATTGCCATATCCTATATCATATGATGTCGGGGATGAACAGGGTTTTTGCTGTGGATGACTATAAAAATCCAAACTTACCCAACAAGAAACAAGCATACAATAAATTACAGAGAGAGAGCAATATGCCACATTTTATGGCACAGAACGATTTTGCAACCAATGGTAATGATGGCGAGGCAATGTTTCAAAATGCAAGATGGAGTTTAGGCACAGAATGGCGTTTAGGTTACAATGATATGCACGGTTACGAAGTAGAAACACATTTAGGAAGATACATCGGAAAAATGCAGTGGTTTATGCCATTTATAGGCTTTGACTGGCGTTACCGTAAAATGGGAATAGATGAACACGAAACCAATTTATTCGGGCAGAAAAACGAAAAAGATACACGTAGAGCCTTTAGTTTAGGTTTTATGTACACCTTGCCAATGTTAGTCAATTTTCAGGCAGAAGTATATCACGATGGTATCGTTCGCCTGTCTTTAATGCGAGAAGATATACCAATTTCAAAAAGATTAAGAGCTGGTTTTATGGTCAATACCGATATGGAATATATGGCAGACTTGAAGTATATCATCAATAAGAATATAGGTATTCGTACACACTATGATAGTGATATGGGCTTGGGTATAGGGCTGTCACTAAATTATTAAGGATTATGCACCATTCCCCTCCGAAATATCGGAGGGGATTTTTTTACTTGTTTAAAATCTGCAAAACTCTACCAAGTTCAATATCCATTCTTGAAAAGGCAAACCAATTTTTGCCCAGGTCTTTGAGCGATGCCCCGATATGGTAGAGTTCTGAATGGTCAATAATCAAAAAACGGTCGTGGGCATCAGAAAACACTTCAATTTCTATCGGAGGATATTGGCTATTGTAGCGTTGTAAGTCTAACCGTAACTGATTGCTGATACTTTTGGTAAGGATTGTAGCGGTTACATTAGTCTTACGCTTACCCAACAAGGTAAGCACCGTATCATCCACATAATTATCAAGCAGGATAACAGAGCTTTTGGCACTACGGATAATATCGGAAACAAAGGCGTAGGCATCAAAAATCTGCCCGTTGTAGAAAATGCCTTTTTCGCTGTGCAGCTTGTCGCTTTCCAAAGCCTTAAAAATCTCTTCAAATTTTTGGTCGGCTTCCAGTTGCTTTAACTCGATATTGTCCAAACGATGAAACAAAGAAGCGTTGCTGATGAGCATACGCCGCATTTCTACAAAGGCTTCCATTATTTCCACACTCATTTTAACGGCTATATCAGAACGAAGTATGGCAGATGCCATTGCAACGCCTTGTTCCGTAAAAGCATAGGGCAAATAACGTCTGCCGCCGTAATTTAAACTTGAGGTTCCAATTTGGAACCTCAAGTTTTCAACTTCCTCTTCGGTCAGTTGAAAGCAGAATGATACAGGAAAACGCTTAATATTTCTTTTAACAGCTTTGTTCAGGTTCTTTGTTTCTACCTGATATAAGGCAGCGAGGTCGCTATCCAACATTACCTGTTTGCCCCGGATAGTATAAATCAGGTTCCTGATTTCTTTGGGTACGATTGACGGTTTATTTTCCATTGCGTTTACTGCTTTTGTTTTTTTCAAACTCAAAGGAACTTTCAGCGTTTTCTTTCAGAATGATGTAAGCATCGAATTTCTTTCCGGCTTTGCTTGTCATTCCTTTGATAAGAGAGGTTTTGCCTTTATTGACAAGGTTTGTTACATTTTCGATACTGATTTGTACACCGCAGACGGTGCGGAACTGTACCCAGTTACAAGCCTCATCAGGGCATTTCACAATCTTGTCACGGATAATAAGCTGCTGACTTTTGCATTTCGGGCAGGTTAGTTTGGGTTGGTTGGTGCTTGCAATAGAGGTTTGTAGCAATTCATCGGTAATAGATTTGGCATAGGTTTCCATTTCCTTTTGGAATGTTCCGGCATCCGCTTCGTTATTTTCTATTTTCTGTAACGCCAATTCCCATTCGGCAGTCATTGCCACGTCTGCAATTTTCCGGTCTTTTACAAGCCCGTACACCTGCAATCCTTTTTCCGTAGGGATTAAAGAACGTTTATCCCGTTGGATATAATTACGGGTAAACAGGGTTTCGATAATGGCGGCTCTTGTTGCAGGAGTACCGATGCCGATATTTTTGAGGGCTTTGCGTTCTTCTTCGTTCTCAATTTCTTTCCCTGCGGTTTCCATAGCCGACAAAAGCCCGGCTTCGGTGTAAAGCACTGGTGGTTTGGTCTGCTTTTCCAAAACTGCGGCTTCCTTTATGGCAAGTTCGTCGCCTTTATGCAGTTCAGGTAATTCCTGCACTGGCTCTTCGCCGTCATCGGTAAAACTTCCTTTTATGGAACGCCAACCCGCTTCCTGAATTTTACAGCCTTTTGCCGTAAAGTCGTAATGCAATACCTGTAATGATACATCGGTTATTTCTTTGACACAGGCTTGCGATATGGCTTCAAGCAAGCGAAGCGCAATCATATTGTAAATCTTGTTTTCGTCTGCATTAAGTACGGACGGCACTTTGTCCGTAATCAACAAACCGTGATGGTCCGTTACACGGAGGTCATTCACGATACGTTTGTTGAACCGTCCCCATTTGATTTTGGTAAGGGCTTGCTTGCAATCCTCACGATTTTGCAATGCCCGCACGAGGTTTGGAATTTCTGCCCACATATCTTCAGGGATGTATTTGCTCCCGGTACGTGGGTACGTGATAAACTTCTTTTCGTACAGGCTTTGCGCAATATTGAGCGTTGCTTCAGCAGATAATTTCAGCCTTTTGTTGGCTTCCTTTTGTAAGCCTGTCAGGTCGAAAAGCAAGGGCGGTTGTTCTGTAACGCTTTTGGTTTCTACTGATGTAAAGGTTGCCGTTGCGCCACGCTGAATAGCTTTAAGGGTATCATCAGCAAGTTGCTTTTCGTCCCATTTGGTTGCGGAAATACTTTTGAAATCAACCTGGGCTTTGTTGTGCGTTAATTGTATCTGCCAGTATTTCTTTACCGTGAAATTCTTATTGTCGAGGTAACGTTTGCATATCAAAGCCAGTGTGGGCGTTTGCACTCTTCCAAGCGAATAGATACCATTGCCTGCGGCAATGCTCAATGCCTGTGTAGCATTGATGCCTACAAGCCAGTCGGCACGGCTTCTGCCTTGCGCTGCCTGATACAGTCCGTCAAATGCTGCCCCGTCTTTTAGGTTGTTGAAGCCTTGCTTTATTGCCTTTTCGGTAAGCGAACTTATCCAAAGGCGTTCAAAAGGTTTGTTGCATTTCAGGTATTCATAAATGTACCTGAAAATGAGTTCGCCCTCACGACCTGCATCGGTAGCAACGATGATGCTGTTGCTTTGCTTAAAAAGCTGCTCAATGACTTTCAGTTGCTTTAATGCGCCAGTATCGGCGGTGTACCCTTTGTCTTTTTTGACCTTGCGGACGGTCAATAAAAACGGGTTGGGCAATATCGGCAGGGATGCTTTATCAAATCCCGAAATGCCGTAATCTTCGGGCATTCCCAGTCCTATTAAATGACCGAATGCCCACGTAACAAAATAGCCGTTACCTGTCAGGTAGCCATCCTTTTTATCGGATGCTCCCACAAGTCCGGCTATTTCCCTTGCTACGCTTGGTTTTTCTGCAATGATTGTTTTCATACTGTATTACATTTTTCTGCCTTTGGATTTTTCAGGCTTGTTATCCTGTTGCTCCTGCTGCTTCTCGTTTTTCGGTCTTTGCTGCCCGGACTTCAAAGGCTCTTGGACGTTCTTGGTCGCTTCGTTGGTTTTACCCTCCGAATTGACGGCAGTTTGTGTTTTATGAGTTTCGGCAGGTTCTACCCGTGCTTTGTACTGACCGGGAAACTCAAAATTGGTCTTTCCGGTATCTTTGTCGAACGTGATATAACCCTTATACGGTTGGTCTTTTTTGTCTTTCAGTTCAACGTATATGGTTTGTCCGGCTTTGAACTTGTTGTACTGCTCATCATCCAGTTCTTTGCCCCTGAAAGTTCTTGGAGCTTCTTGCGGTTGGCTTTGCTGATTGCTTTGTTGGGTATTCTGTTGGTTCGTTTGCGCCTGCTGATTGTTGTTGCTTCTGTCAAACAGGAACTCAACATACCGTTTGTCCGCATTGAATTGTACAGTTGCCGAAAACTCCGTTCCTTTCGAGGAAATCATACCCTCTAAATAGAGCGGTTTGCCCTCCATCAGCGTTTGTTTTTGTTCGTCATTCAGCTTTACGCCCTTAATTTCATCGGGAATTTTTATAAACTCCGTGCGCAGTGCAACCACGTCATTGGTCAGCCTGTCAATACTTATAATGGACGGCATCAGGTCGCCTGTTTTGGAGTTTACCAAATTGACGACACGCCCCATATTACCCGTTTCGAGCAGGTTTTTCTTGTCTTCGTCCGTAAACTTGTGACCGAAAAATTCAAAGTGGAGGTTAGGTTCTCTTTTGATACCGTGTATTGCCACGATAACATTGCCGTCTTCCGCTTGCTGTAAAGACAGGCGGGCATCCGTGCGGAGGATAGAGCCCCCGAGGTTGATACCTATCGGTAAAAGCTCATTGGTTTTATAACCTCGTAACAAAGGGTCGAGCAGGTTCCTTTTTTCAAGATACTCTTTGCTCAATCCGAGGTTTTTCATTGTGTCCCAATCAATCTGCTCCGGCTTGTAGCGATATTCGCTTGTTTCCGTTGTTGTTTGTGCTGTTGCCATATTATTTTGATTTTCTTGTTTTTTATCGGGTTGGGGTTCTGCTTTCACTTCGTGTTCTTTCAGCACTTTTTCGCCCTGTGGAGTGGGCTTATCTACGTGCTTTTGTAATTCCTCTGCTTTTTCAGCAGCAACCGAGGCAGGCACTTTGAAGAAAGTAAAGTTTGTAGGGTTCTTTAACTGGCTGAAAAAATTGGAAAAGAAGTTGGAAAAGAAATCACCGCTTTTATCCACACGCATAAACTGGTTTTGATTTTTCTTCGTGGGGTCAACGGTTTCCATTTTCCCGTTTTCGTCTATACTCTTTACTGCCTGGATTTTCATTTTCTCTTTATCCAGTACGAGTAAGATGTCCGAAAGCTGTTCGGGCATTTCCTGTTTATTAGTTGTTTCTTCGCTCATAATCTGAAAATTTCAAAATTTCACGATCGAATGTAAAGGAAGCCTTCACTGATTTGCTTTATGTGGCACTCAAAGGCAGCGTTTGTCACTTATTGGCATCCAGTTTAGGTAACGGAGGGTTAAAACTTTCCCTGATGAACTGATGCACATCGGATAGCTTGTAATACAGTTTTCCGCTAATGGTATAATAAGGGAGCTTACCTATGGAGCGATACCGTTGCAGGGAACGGTTACTGATTTTCAGCATTTGCAATAAATCCTGATTATCCAGTAACTCTTCGCCGTCTATGCTGTTGCGCTTCTTTTGTAAATCGTCTATGTGGTTGCCAAGAATGTCCAGCCTGTCCATTATGCGTTCCATCCACGCCACAAATTCCATTTTGTCGATATTCATACGGGTACGCTTTTAATGATTACCTGATTTCAGCTTTCTGCCTTTCTCGATATAGCTTTTGCCTTTCGCCATAAGCTGCTCCACATATTCATCGGTCGTCTGCACGGCGTTAGCGTTGAGCATTTCCTTGATAGCACCAATCGTATAGTAATACTGCCCGTACATTTTTGAAAAAGCTATCTGCCCGTTGGTGCGCATACGCCACAACGTTTTTTCGCTGATGTGGAGATACTG is part of the Chryseobacterium camelliae genome and encodes:
- a CDS encoding ORF6N domain-containing protein — protein: MENKPSIVPKEIRNLIYTIRGKQVMLDSDLAALYQVETKNLNKAVKRNIKRFPVSFCFQLTEEEVENLRFQIGTSSLNYGGRRYLPYAFTEQGVAMASAILRSDIAVKMSVEIMEAFVEMRRMLISNASLFHRLDNIELKQLEADQKFEEIFKALESDKLHSEKGIFYNGQIFDAYAFVSDIIRSAKSSVILLDNYVDDTVLTLLGKRKTNVTATILTKSISNQLRLDLQRYNSQYPPIEIEVFSDAHDRFLIIDHSELYHIGASLKDLGKNWFAFSRMDIELGRVLQILNK
- a CDS encoding helix-turn-helix domain-containing protein, which produces MNIITVDEEVWKHLNERLKAISEYILKLEDTSYDSLWLNNHEVCQYLHISEKTLWRMRTNGQIAFSKMYGQYYYTIGAIKEMLNANAVQTTDEYVEQLMAKGKSYIEKGRKLKSGNH
- a CDS encoding DUF3945 domain-containing protein, with the translated sequence MSEETTNKQEMPEQLSDILLVLDKEKMKIQAVKSIDENGKMETVDPTKKNQNQFMRVDKSGDFFSNFFSNFFSQLKNPTNFTFFKVPASVAAEKAEELQKHVDKPTPQGEKVLKEHEVKAEPQPDKKQENQNNMATAQTTTETSEYRYKPEQIDWDTMKNLGLSKEYLEKRNLLDPLLRGYKTNELLPIGINLGGSILRTDARLSLQQAEDGNVIVAIHGIKREPNLHFEFFGHKFTDEDKKNLLETGNMGRVVNLVNSKTGDLMPSIISIDRLTNDVVALRTEFIKIPDEIKGVKLNDEQKQTLMEGKPLYLEGMISSKGTEFSATVQFNADKRYVEFLFDRSNNNQQAQTNQQNTQQSNQQSQPQEAPRTFRGKELDDEQYNKFKAGQTIYVELKDKKDQPYKGYITFDKDTGKTNFEFPGQYKARVEPAETHKTQTAVNSEGKTNEATKNVQEPLKSGQQRPKNEKQQEQQDNKPEKSKGRKM
- a CDS encoding type IA DNA topoisomerase, which translates into the protein MKTIIAEKPSVAREIAGLVGASDKKDGYLTGNGYFVTWAFGHLIGLGMPEDYGISGFDKASLPILPNPFLLTVRKVKKDKGYTADTGALKQLKVIEQLFKQSNSIIVATDAGREGELIFRYIYEYLKCNKPFERLWISSLTEKAIKQGFNNLKDGAAFDGLYQAAQGRSRADWLVGINATQALSIAAGNGIYSLGRVQTPTLALICKRYLDNKNFTVKKYWQIQLTHNKAQVDFKSISATKWDEKQLADDTLKAIQRGATATFTSVETKSVTEQPPLLFDLTGLQKEANKRLKLSAEATLNIAQSLYEKKFITYPRTGSKYIPEDMWAEIPNLVRALQNREDCKQALTKIKWGRFNKRIVNDLRVTDHHGLLITDKVPSVLNADENKIYNMIALRLLEAISQACVKEITDVSLQVLHYDFTAKGCKIQEAGWRSIKGSFTDDGEEPVQELPELHKGDELAIKEAAVLEKQTKPPVLYTEAGLLSAMETAGKEIENEEERKALKNIGIGTPATRAAIIETLFTRNYIQRDKRSLIPTEKGLQVYGLVKDRKIADVAMTAEWELALQKIENNEADAGTFQKEMETYAKSITDELLQTSIASTNQPKLTCPKCKSQQLIIRDKIVKCPDEACNWVQFRTVCGVQISIENVTNLVNKGKTSLIKGMTSKAGKKFDAYIILKENAESSFEFEKNKSSKRNGK
- a CDS encoding helix-turn-helix domain-containing protein; this translates as MNIDKMEFVAWMERIMDRLDILGNHIDDLQKKRNSIDGEELLDNQDLLQMLKISNRSLQRYRSIGKLPYYTISGKLYYKLSDVHQFIRESFNPPLPKLDANK
- a CDS encoding heme-binding domain-containing protein; this encodes MKKVLKIILATVLFIFIAIQFYQPALNVDKGQVYTTDFTQVYKMPIEIKAMFQTSCYDCHSNNTNYVWYDYVQPARTLVGTHIKNAKEDLNFNEWGTYSNRKQERLLNSIKEQIETKQMPLSSYTLMHKNAKLNNEQIKTLINWLKEQE
- a CDS encoding multicopper oxidase family protein, producing the protein MNIPINSKIRLLQAVFILLCSQSLFAQKVVHYDLYVKDTLVNYAGKTKRAIAVNGQIPMPTLTFTEGDTAEIVVHNQLKESTSLHWHGVFLPNKEDGVPWLTQKPIEAGATYTYRFPIIQHGTHWYHSHSGLQEQIGMYGSFVMKKRDDDKTFRKGIDDLPTVPIILSEWTNYNPNNINRMLHNANDWAAIKKGATQSYAEAIREGHFKTKLTNEWKRMLAMDVSDVYYDKILINGNHTTDLKTVDGKILKAGDKVRLRVSNGGASSYFWLRYAGGKITVVANDGNDVEPVEVDRLIIGVSETYDVVVTIPEEGVSYEFLATTEDRTQSASYFLGNGIKQLISPLPKLKYFEGMKMMNDMMKMNGDLDDMGMKMSLNQMDMNVVMYPEITGEANQKQDHSQHNMNMDNDPNRYNANALGEIKTLNYAMLQSPYNTSLPKDAPVKELKFTLTGNMNRYVWSMDNKILSEVDKIPVKKGEILRITIYNNSMMRHPMHLHGFDFRVINRKGEKSPLKNVLDIMPMETDTIEFLANEEGDWFFHCHILYHMMSGMNRVFAVDDYKNPNLPNKKQAYNKLQRESNMPHFMAQNDFATNGNDGEAMFQNARWSLGTEWRLGYNDMHGYEVETHLGRYIGKMQWFMPFIGFDWRYRKMGIDEHETNLFGQKNEKDTRRAFSLGFMYTLPMLVNFQAEVYHDGIVRLSLMREDIPISKRLRAGFMVNTDMEYMADLKYIINKNIGIRTHYDSDMGLGIGLSLNY
- a CDS encoding DUF3347 domain-containing protein codes for the protein MKNIFFFIIALATVATITVSCNQSSSKNSDKTANDSTVVSDAQNVPSSTQNDTATSTAPVDTLAKAAEKSDVKKQAQNFSIAPIITDYLSLKNALASDNDKAAANAGKQLFITLKNVDMKTIPANKHKEYMDIAENAKENAEHIGDNAGKIDHQREHLASLSKDVSDLIALFGTTQKLYQDYCPMYNDGKGAIWISEAKTIKNPYYGSKMLTCGSVKKEF